A single Bacteroidota bacterium DNA region contains:
- a CDS encoding sigma-70 family RNA polymerase sigma factor: protein MSVSDYNDSKLVSNYINGDESAIEVLIYRHKTKIYNFIYSKIGDRDLTEDIFQDTFIKVINTLKRKKYNEEGRFLSWVMRIAHNLVIDHFRKENRLPKYSNKSDFDVFLLVKDDKLNIENELIKSQIESDVKLLIEQLPDEQKEVLKMRHYNDLSFKEIAENTGVSINTALGRMRYALINLKKMIEEKNLILH from the coding sequence ATGTCTGTATCTGATTATAACGATTCCAAGTTAGTTAGTAATTATATTAATGGAGATGAGTCAGCCATAGAAGTGTTGATTTATCGCCATAAAACTAAAATATATAATTTCATATATTCCAAAATTGGAGATAGAGATCTAACTGAAGATATATTCCAGGATACCTTTATCAAGGTTATCAATACTTTAAAACGAAAAAAATATAATGAAGAGGGAAGGTTTCTATCCTGGGTGATGAGAATTGCCCATAATTTAGTAATTGATCATTTCAGAAAAGAAAACCGTTTACCAAAATACTCGAATAAGAGTGATTTTGATGTTTTTTTACTGGTGAAAGACGATAAACTAAATATTGAGAATGAACTTATAAAGTCCCAGATAGAGTCAGATGTAAAATTACTTATAGAGCAGTTGCCTGATGAGCAAAAAGAAGTATTGAAAATGCGTCATTACAATGATTTGAGTTTTAAGGAAATCGCCGAAAATACAGGGGTGAGTATAAATACAGCCCTGGGAAGAATGCGCTATGCTTTGATCAATTTAAAAAAGATGATAGAAGAAAAGAACCTTATTCTCCACTGA
- a CDS encoding acetyl-CoA C-acyltransferase, with protein MKNEVVIVSAVRTPIGSFGGSLSTIPATKLGATAIKGALDRINLSSKLIEEVFFGNVIQANLGQAPARQASIYAGIPNTVPCTTVNKVCSSGLKAMMIGAQSILAGDNEIVMTGGMENMSQIPHYFPNGRTGQKLGDFKMADGMLRDGLLDAYSGKHMGESAELCASEMNFTREEQDSYSVESYTRSAKAWENGNFANEIVPVEIPQRRGDAIVVSEDEEFKNVKFEKIPGLRPVFKKDGTVTAANASTINDGAAAVILMSRKKADELGIKPLAVIKSYADAAHEPEWFTTAPAKAMNKALDKAGMKLSDMEFFEINEAFAVVSLANMKLMEMDPDKTNINGGAVSLGHPLGCSGARIMVTLLNVLEQNNAKYGLAGICNGGGGASAMIIEKL; from the coding sequence ATGAAAAACGAAGTTGTAATTGTTTCGGCAGTTCGAACTCCTATTGGCAGTTTTGGTGGAAGTTTATCTACTATACCGGCTACAAAATTAGGAGCGACTGCTATTAAAGGTGCTTTAGACAGAATTAATCTGAGTTCTAAATTGATCGAAGAAGTATTTTTTGGAAATGTAATCCAGGCAAATTTGGGACAAGCACCAGCCAGACAGGCTTCTATTTATGCCGGAATTCCCAACACAGTACCGTGTACTACGGTAAATAAAGTATGTTCTTCGGGCTTAAAGGCAATGATGATAGGTGCTCAATCTATTTTGGCAGGCGACAATGAAATAGTAATGACCGGGGGAATGGAGAATATGTCGCAAATCCCTCATTATTTCCCGAATGGAAGAACCGGTCAGAAATTAGGTGATTTTAAAATGGCCGATGGTATGCTTCGGGATGGATTACTGGATGCCTATAGTGGTAAACACATGGGAGAAAGTGCTGAATTGTGTGCAAGTGAAATGAATTTCACCCGGGAAGAGCAGGACTCCTACTCTGTTGAATCTTATACAAGATCTGCCAAAGCGTGGGAAAATGGAAATTTCGCCAATGAAATTGTACCGGTTGAAATTCCACAAAGACGTGGTGATGCAATAGTTGTATCGGAAGATGAAGAGTTTAAAAATGTTAAGTTCGAAAAAATCCCCGGTCTGCGACCTGTATTTAAAAAAGATGGAACAGTAACAGCTGCTAATGCTTCCACAATCAACGACGGAGCTGCAGCAGTTATATTAATGAGCAGAAAAAAAGCAGATGAATTAGGAATTAAACCACTCGCTGTAATAAAATCTTATGCTGATGCAGCTCATGAACCGGAATGGTTTACTACCGCACCTGCCAAAGCAATGAATAAAGCATTAGATAAAGCAGGTATGAAACTAAGCGATATGGAATTCTTCGAAATAAACGAAGCTTTTGCAGTTGTTAGCTTAGCTAATATGAAATTAATGGAAATGGATCCTGACAAAACTAATATTAATGGCGGAGCTGTATCCTTAGGACACCCCCTTGGATGTTCAGGAGCCAGAATTATGGTTACTTTGTTAAACGTACTTGAACAAAACAATGCAAAATACGGATTAGCAGGTATTTGTAACGGAGGTGGAGGTGCTTCAGCAATGATTATTGAAAAACTTTAA
- a CDS encoding C40 family peptidase has product MNYGICNLSVIPVRLENDHNSEQINQLLFGEYFKIIEEIDSWTKIENSFDNFVGWIDKKQFIPISEKEFNKLNNSNKILTNDFIDFVFDMDNNMIPIPIGSLLPYYSNNHFALTNKEYKYEGDVVEYKRKDKSKLVDNAFMYLNSPYLWGGKSPMGIDCSGYTQMVYKLNGIQIPRNAADQAKLGEVLSFIEESEPGDLAFFDNEEGEIIHVGIILENNYIIHAHGKVRIDRIDHTGIYNVDTQRHSHKLRVIKKIC; this is encoded by the coding sequence ATGAATTACGGAATTTGCAATCTTAGTGTCATACCTGTAAGGTTAGAAAATGATCACAATAGTGAACAAATTAACCAACTGCTATTTGGAGAATACTTTAAAATTATTGAAGAAATAGACTCTTGGACTAAAATTGAAAACTCATTCGATAATTTTGTAGGATGGATCGACAAAAAACAGTTTATTCCTATCTCTGAAAAAGAATTCAACAAATTAAACAACTCAAATAAAATTCTCACCAACGACTTCATAGACTTTGTTTTTGATATGGATAATAATATGATACCGATTCCTATAGGATCATTATTACCTTATTATTCCAATAATCATTTTGCATTGACCAACAAAGAATATAAATATGAAGGTGATGTTGTTGAATACAAAAGAAAAGATAAAAGCAAACTGGTCGATAATGCTTTTATGTATTTAAATTCTCCATATCTATGGGGAGGCAAATCACCAATGGGAATAGACTGTTCAGGATATACTCAAATGGTCTATAAACTTAATGGTATACAAATACCAAGAAATGCTGCTGATCAGGCTAAACTGGGTGAAGTATTGAGTTTTATAGAAGAATCAGAACCCGGTGATTTGGCTTTTTTCGATAACGAAGAAGGTGAAATTATTCATGTAGGAATTATTTTAGAAAATAATTACATTATTCATGCCCACGGAAAAGTTCGTATAGACAGGATAGATCATACAGGCATCTATAATGTTGACACCCAAAGACATTCTCACAAATTGCGAGTAATCAAAAAGATATGTTAA